GGAATTGGAGTTGGAATTCAATTAGCATCTACTATCTGCGCATCAATGCAGGGAAAGGTATAgagcttttattttttcttggtcCTCGGTGTTCTATTAACTGTGGGTTCTGACTCTTGCAATTAGTTTGCGCTAACAATGTATGTGATGATGTTCTTGGACGTGGTTATTACTGAAAGgcttgaaaattgaaatatataagcATTATGTGAAATTTTTTGAAGTTACAGTAGAAGGCTAGATTGGAATCAAATGTTGATGAGGTCATGGGCATGTAGGCTGTATATGTATTCTTTATTTGCAATTAGAACCGTTACTCAAAATATTAAAGGAAACATTTTCTAGACACAagtattcattttatttataattcacAACTGTGGATTATGAAACACTTTTGGTCAGTTGGTTGTGGATCCACTCTCCTTTCAATCATTGGTCGTATTTATTGCACTCAGGATCATTACTCAGAATGTAAAAGGAAACAAGTATTTGTTTCCTAGTTTACTTTAGAGATATAATTGATCATGTTGCATATCTTAATGATAATTATACTTGTATTGAACTCTGATGATTCCAGCTGATGAATTATGAGACTTTTTTTGTCAGTTGGTTGCGGGTCCTCTCCTTTCAATTATACATTTATACAGCGTGTCTGAAGAAATGAGAGCAACTCCTATCAATACCTTGAATCCACGAAGAACTGCAATGGTGGTGGATGATTTTCTCAAGGTCtagttttttaagtatttaagtAAATGAAAACTCATGATTTGGGTAACGGATACAGTAACTTTTCTTTTCAGGGAAAAATCATGTAACTTTAGTTAACTTTGCCCAATTTTTAACtggtttcttttatatttttgttttggaatATTGAAGTTCGTCATACAACACATGAAAATTAACTATATTTACATGACTTTTTCCGGGAAAAAGTCACTGTATCCGTCTCTCGTAATTTCCTGTCCattatttgtaaaaagaaaaaaaattgaaatgctGATTGACTGTTTGATGAATTCCAATGCAGGCAGGAGTTGTATCAAGCCCTTCTGATCTAAGATATAGGGAAAATTTGCTGTTTAATCTGCAACTCAAAGAAGATACGGGAAATGTAAAAGTGGGGAAGGCTATGCACAAGACCATTAAGCCTTCCAGGCTTCTTGAATTGAAACAAGTGTTCCATGAGGAGAAGTTTCTTTTAAACTTAGGGAATAAAGGCGTTGACATGGTATTGGAGCAAGATGCTAGTGGTGAAGATGCATTGAGAGGGTGGCTAGTTGCTGCATATGCTGCACAAGTTGTGAGTTCCTCTCGTCATGAGCTCAGTGCTAGTGTCATGCACGAGGCTTATCATAAAATGAATGGTGTGTTTCCTATATTCTTGAAAGAATTACAGAACAAAGGGTGGCACACTGATCGGTTTTTGGATGGAACTGGGAGCCGTTTTGCATTATAATGCCCCTAAAAATTTCCATGTTGCACAACTTCGTTTGCCTCGTGAGTTTATATCTAGCCacaaattcatattataattataccCAATGTTTTATTTGGTTAATTTGATAACTTCAAACTTAGTAACGCCTTATTTTCTTGCTCATTCTTTTTCAAACGGGAGAAAGCAAAAGTTGTTCAAATGAGTATTGTCAGTTCTATTTGCTAGCCAGTGGATAGAACTTGAGCTTGTTTATGTAATACAACAAAGTGTGATTGACTACTTATTGAGTTGTGCTTGacaaatatatgtatgtttCTGTTTCTTGTTCAGCGTGCAAAAGTTTCCTTTGAAtgtgaaagaaattaaataggAATTCTCGTTAATTTACTTCAACTAATGTTTCATTTTACACCTAATTTAGCTGCTGTAGCCTGTAGTGAGAAATTTGgttaaacatgtttatttttaaacaatttcgAAAGATATCACTGTTAAAGGTGATCCAActaatcacttttatttttcgaAACACATACTTATAATTGCTAACTTACCAGAGATTATCATCATCCCTACAAGTctgatatttcaaaatatttatcgAATTTAAAGATTGTTATTGAcgaatgcattttttttattgttcttctatacctttaaaatgtattaaaaatgtttttattatattttaaaatattaaaagcagtatatatttgtatattctGAAGATACATAGAGAGATAATACCAAAAAT
The sequence above is drawn from the Vigna radiata var. radiata cultivar VC1973A chromosome 3, Vradiata_ver6, whole genome shotgun sequence genome and encodes:
- the LOC106757133 gene encoding protein root UVB sensitive 2, chloroplastic isoform X3 gives rise to the protein MNKFYPSGYPYSVNEGYLRYTQFRALQHVTRAALSVLSTQSLLFAAGLRPTPAQATAVSWILKDGMQHVGKVICSNWGARMDSEPKRWRLLGLHVGCFILFAADVLYDIGIGLEVLSPLCPHLFLEVAGLGNFAKGIAVVAARATRLPIYSSFAKEGNLSDLFAKGEAFSTLFTVIGIGVGIQLASTICASMQGKLVAGPLLSIIHLYSVSEEMRATPINTLNPRRTAMVVDDFLKAGVVSSPSDLRYRENLLFNLQLKEDTGNVKVGKAMHKTIKPSRLLELKQVFHEEKFLLNLGNKGVDMVLEQDASGEDALRGWLVAAYAAQVVSSSRHELSASVMHEAYHKMNGVFPIFLKELQNKGWHTDRFLDGTGSRFAL
- the LOC106757133 gene encoding protein root UVB sensitive 2, chloroplastic isoform X4; the encoded protein is MKATLDTHSFEPCNMLPGQRYRCYQLRSSSGLRPTPAQATAVSWILKDGMQHVGKVICSNWGARMDSEPKRWRLLGLHVGCFILFAADVLYDIGIGLEVLSPLCPHLFLEVAGLGNFAKGIAVVAARATRLPIYSSFAKEGNLSDLFAKGEAFSTLFTVIGIGVGIQLASTICASMQGKLVAGPLLSIIHLYSVSEEMRATPINTLNPRRTAMVVDDFLKAGVVSSPSDLRYRENLLFNLQLKEDTGNVKVGKAMHKTIKPSRLLELKQVFHEEKFLLNLGNKGVDMVLEQDASGEDALRGWLVAAYAAQVVSSSRHELSASVMHEAYHKMNGVFPIFLKELQNKGWHTDRFLDGTGSRFAL